The Eurosta solidaginis isolate ZX-2024a chromosome 4, ASM4086904v1, whole genome shotgun sequence genome includes a window with the following:
- the LOC137249321 gene encoding zinc finger protein 429-like isoform X2, with translation MDTRTREQFFECVCRTCMHDLVEEFSFNVNFKPEQRWHSLFDKIEECEFLPAVELLSTTVPQIEVHLNDELPKKICRKCLERMQSIFRFQQMCLQSDKHMRNLIASGNVDVKVMTTDGSFENETKPNDFLAQEYFVNATEQRIDAETVNALPETLNSSAAADPLQADDSRCEIIEPCNNDESNGKDREDEAPLTAFSIKLEEVKRETDAKQNNLHSIEKPTKIPKKPAVPKPNKTQKKHLCEICDKTFTRSTTLREHLLIHTNTERSYLCPECGKAFAKESHLKNHCLRHSDVAAFECPHCPKRFRTRNDVSKHKVIHQEIKKHICDVCGDRFVKRHQLTVHKRYHTGIKPYKCDYCDMRFVSKYNNRLHMRTHTGEKPYQCKYCERAFAQSNDHMKHLRTHIGDNVYRCELCPSAFRLASELRVHFATHKNEDGDTREQNLKALKEAEARLQLKLAKKQTNA, from the exons ATGGACACAAGAACAAGGGAGCAATTTTTCGAATGTGTTTGTCGCACTTGTATGCACGACCTAGTGGAAGAGTTTTCATTTAATGTAAACTTTAAACCAGAGCAACGGTGGCATTCTTTATTTGATAAAATTGAAGAATGTGAATTTTTACCTGCAGTTGAATTACTGTCCACCACAGTACCCCAAATAGAAGTACATTTAAATGACGAGTTACCAAAGAAAATTTGCCGTAAATGTCTGGAACGCATGCAGAGTATTTTCCGGTTTCAGCAGATGTGTCTACAGTCTGACAAACATATGCGTAATTTGATCGCTAGTGGAAATGTCGACGTGAAGGTGATGACAACCGATGGATCATTCGAAAATGAAACTAAACCAAACGACTTTTTAGCACAAGAGTATTTTGTTAATGCTACAGAGCAGAGAATTGATGCTGAAACTGTGAACGCATTGCCGGAAACACTGAATTCAAGTGCCGCTGCTGATCCTCTACAAGCTGATGATAGCCGCTGTGAAATAATTGAACCTTGTAATAACGATGAATCAAATGGTAAAGATCGCGAAGATGAAGCACCGCTCACAGCTTTCAGTATAAAACTTGAAGAAGTGAAGAGGGAAACAGATGCGAAACAAAATAACTT GCATTCCATAGAAAAACCCACGAAAATACCCAAAAAGCCAGCCGTACCAAAaccaaataaaacacaaaaaaaacattTATGCGAGATCTGCGATAAAA CTTTTACAAGATCTACTACACTAAGAGAGCACctattaatacatacaaacacTGAACGGTCATATTTGTGTCCCGAGTGTGGCAAAGCATTTGCTAAGGAAag CCACTTAAAAAATCATTGCCTACGTCACAGTGATGTTGCTGCTTTTGAATGTCCTCATTGTCCAAAGAGGTTTCGTACCAGGAACGATGTGTCCAAACACAAAGTTATACATcaagaaataaaaaaacacaTTTGCGATGTATGTGGAGATCGCTTTGTTAAAAGGCATCAGTTAACGGTACATAAAAGATATCATACAGGTATAAAACCGTATAAATGTGACTATTGTGATATGCG ttttgtgtcCAAATACAACAATCGCTTGCATATGCGCACACACACTGGCGAAAAACCATACCAGTGCAAATATTGCGAACGCGCCTTTGCCCAAAGCAACGATCACATGAAGCATTTACGCACTCATATCGGTGATAATGTTTATAGATGTGAATTGTGTCCGTCGGCATTTCGTTTAGCGTCAGAGCTGCGTGTGCACTTTGCTACACATAAAAATGAGGATGGAGATACACGTGAACAAAATTTAAAAGCGTTAAAGGAGGCAGAAGCTAGATTGCAATTAAAGTTGGCCAAAAAGCAAACAAATGCATAG
- the LOC137249321 gene encoding zinc finger protein 429-like isoform X1: MDTRTREQFFECVCRTCMHDLVEEFSFNVNFKPEQRWHSLFDKIEECEFLPAVELLSTTVPQIEVHLNDELPKKICRKCLERMQSIFRFQQMCLQSDKHMRNLIASGNVDVKVMTTDGSFENETKPNDFLAQEYFVNATEQRIDAETVNALPETLNSSAAADPLQADDSRCEIIEPCNNDESNGKDREDEAPLTAFSIKLEEVKRETDAKQNNFSATNNCSLCNKSFKGPRALKAHLRCHKKMTDNKLPKYTCEICNKTYDARRSLTRHTNIRHSIEKPTKIPKKPAVPKPNKTQKKHLCEICDKTFTRSTTLREHLLIHTNTERSYLCPECGKAFAKESHLKNHCLRHSDVAAFECPHCPKRFRTRNDVSKHKVIHQEIKKHICDVCGDRFVKRHQLTVHKRYHTGIKPYKCDYCDMRFVSKYNNRLHMRTHTGEKPYQCKYCERAFAQSNDHMKHLRTHIGDNVYRCELCPSAFRLASELRVHFATHKNEDGDTREQNLKALKEAEARLQLKLAKKQTNA; the protein is encoded by the exons ATGGACACAAGAACAAGGGAGCAATTTTTCGAATGTGTTTGTCGCACTTGTATGCACGACCTAGTGGAAGAGTTTTCATTTAATGTAAACTTTAAACCAGAGCAACGGTGGCATTCTTTATTTGATAAAATTGAAGAATGTGAATTTTTACCTGCAGTTGAATTACTGTCCACCACAGTACCCCAAATAGAAGTACATTTAAATGACGAGTTACCAAAGAAAATTTGCCGTAAATGTCTGGAACGCATGCAGAGTATTTTCCGGTTTCAGCAGATGTGTCTACAGTCTGACAAACATATGCGTAATTTGATCGCTAGTGGAAATGTCGACGTGAAGGTGATGACAACCGATGGATCATTCGAAAATGAAACTAAACCAAACGACTTTTTAGCACAAGAGTATTTTGTTAATGCTACAGAGCAGAGAATTGATGCTGAAACTGTGAACGCATTGCCGGAAACACTGAATTCAAGTGCCGCTGCTGATCCTCTACAAGCTGATGATAGCCGCTGTGAAATAATTGAACCTTGTAATAACGATGAATCAAATGGTAAAGATCGCGAAGATGAAGCACCGCTCACAGCTTTCAGTATAAAACTTGAAGAAGTGAAGAGGGAAACAGATGCGAAACAAAATAACTT CTCTGCCACAAATAACTGCTCTCTATGCAACAAGTCTTTCAAAGGACCACGGGCTTTGAAAGCTCATTTGAGATGTCACAAAAAGATGACGGATAACAAGTTGCCTAAATATACATGTGAAATATGTAATAAGACTTATGATGCGCGGCGTTCATTAACAAGGCATACAAATATTAGGCATTCCATAGAAAAACCCACGAAAATACCCAAAAAGCCAGCCGTACCAAAaccaaataaaacacaaaaaaaacattTATGCGAGATCTGCGATAAAA CTTTTACAAGATCTACTACACTAAGAGAGCACctattaatacatacaaacacTGAACGGTCATATTTGTGTCCCGAGTGTGGCAAAGCATTTGCTAAGGAAag CCACTTAAAAAATCATTGCCTACGTCACAGTGATGTTGCTGCTTTTGAATGTCCTCATTGTCCAAAGAGGTTTCGTACCAGGAACGATGTGTCCAAACACAAAGTTATACATcaagaaataaaaaaacacaTTTGCGATGTATGTGGAGATCGCTTTGTTAAAAGGCATCAGTTAACGGTACATAAAAGATATCATACAGGTATAAAACCGTATAAATGTGACTATTGTGATATGCG ttttgtgtcCAAATACAACAATCGCTTGCATATGCGCACACACACTGGCGAAAAACCATACCAGTGCAAATATTGCGAACGCGCCTTTGCCCAAAGCAACGATCACATGAAGCATTTACGCACTCATATCGGTGATAATGTTTATAGATGTGAATTGTGTCCGTCGGCATTTCGTTTAGCGTCAGAGCTGCGTGTGCACTTTGCTACACATAAAAATGAGGATGGAGATACACGTGAACAAAATTTAAAAGCGTTAAAGGAGGCAGAAGCTAGATTGCAATTAAAGTTGGCCAAAAAGCAAACAAATGCATAG